The Cylindrospermum stagnale PCC 7417 genome segment GAACTTACTATATTCTAAGTAGTAAGCCTGTTGTGCACGGTTCATCAAACCAATAATTTGTTTAGCGTCAACTTCTGGCTCCTTCCTGGTTTGATCTTCTACCCCAACGGGGTCAATAACTTTGGTATTATCTGGCAATCTCGTGTTGTCGGAAACCTTTTTAAACAGCGACGCTGTTTGAGTAAAAGCTTTGGGTCTAGGTTGGCCAGAATTGGTATCATATAATTGCAACCGCAACTGATCATCAGCCGTAAACTCAAAAATCGTTAGCACTGGCTTTGGATTGTTAGAAATTGTCACATCCATGTGCATGGGTTTGGGCGCCGGGTTAATGCCATACTTAAACTCCACAGCCACCAACTTATTAAAATCAGGCAGAAGTAGAAATAATTTGCCTTCTGGTGTGAAAATCAAGGTTAAATTTGGAGCGTCTTTTGGTGGGCTTAAAGAATCTTGTCCTTCCCATTGTCCCAACAATTTCTGGCTAATCGGATTTGTTGGCTGAGGAGATGGCTGAGGAGATAGTGATGGACTCGGTAATGGTGGTGTTGTTTTTTGAGCCAACACAGTTGTGTCGAGTGTCATCAGCAGTGATATAAATACGCTAGAGTTTAGCAACTTGCTAGCAATTGAGAGTTTGCCAAAGTAAAAGAAGATTTTAGGCATTTAGTCGAGAACCACTTGATTAACAAAATCCTATCAGTACCTCTGCATAGAATAACCCTACACCGACATTCAGTAACTCATATTTTATGAAAAAATCCCGCTTTTCTCCTGTATATCTCCTGGATAATGATACAGTTGCCGCCTGGGTTTTTCTCACACCAGCATTGATTTTGCTAAGTGTATTTATCATTTGGCCAATTGCCTACTTGTTTTACCTCAGTTTCACCGCTGGTAGTTTCACCTCTACAGGCACTTATTGGATAGGCTTTAAAAATTACTGGCGCTTGCTACTCAATGCTGATTTCTGGCAAGTTATAGTTAACACCGTATATTTTACCCTTGCTACCGTCTTTCCCAGTTTAGTTATCCCCTTAGGTTTAGCAGTGCTATTAAATCGCTCCCTAGCCTTGCGGGGTATCCTGCGAAGTGCCTACTTTCTGCCTTCAATTATCTCCCTGGTAGCGGCTGGTTTGGGATTTCGCTGGCTGTTTCAAACCACTGGCCCGGTGAATGCACTTTTAAATTTGTTTGGCATTCCACCCATTTCCTGGCTGGGAGATACGACTTGGGCGATGCCGGTACTGATTTTAATGAGTATTTGGAAACAACTAGGTTTCAATATGGTTGTATTTTTGGCGGGGTTGCAAGCAATTCCT includes the following:
- a CDS encoding carbohydrate ABC transporter permease, with the protein product MKKSRFSPVYLLDNDTVAAWVFLTPALILLSVFIIWPIAYLFYLSFTAGSFTSTGTYWIGFKNYWRLLLNADFWQVIVNTVYFTLATVFPSLVIPLGLAVLLNRSLALRGILRSAYFLPSIISLVAAGLGFRWLFQTTGPVNALLNLFGIPPISWLGDTTWAMPVLILMSIWKQLGFNMVVFLAGLQAIPPSRYEAAELDGANDWQQFCYITLPGLTSTLIFVIVTTSIFTLRSFEQVYVMTSGGPLNSTNLLVYYIYQEAFAQFDFGYAAAAATVLLSVTLVLVYLQLQTWRKD
- a CDS encoding type IV pilin-like G/H family protein, coding for MPKIFFYFGKLSIASKLLNSSVFISLLMTLDTTVLAQKTTPPLPSPSLSPQPSPQPTNPISQKLLGQWEGQDSLSPPKDAPNLTLIFTPEGKLFLLLPDFNKLVAVEFKYGINPAPKPMHMDVTISNNPKPVLTIFEFTADDQLRLQLYDTNSGQPRPKAFTQTASLFKKVSDNTRLPDNTKVIDPVGVEDQTRKEPEVDAKQIIGLMNRAQQAYYLEYSKFASTIKQLQAGIKPESETYRYQVVPSRQGSQSVINIAAAKKPELKSYTGVVFFRKVNGETLTYSAICETEKPSTIPPVQPQLPTKESQPVQCPAGSILLKP